Below is a window of Mycolicibacterium chitae DNA.
AAAACCGCCCTCCTCGGACTTTCCCGGACCTTGGCCGTCGAGTTGGCTCGGCACCGGGTGCGCTGCAACACCCTGATCCCGGGGTGGACGAGGACCAGCATCACTTCCCATGGGCAACAGAACCCCAAGTTCATGGCGGCCACCATCGGTCGCACGCCGGTGCGACGTTGGGCCGAACCCGACGAGTATCAGCAAGTCGCCGCGTTCCTCGCCGATCCCACCCAGCTCTTCCACACCGGCAACGAGGTGGTTGTCGACGGGGGTTACACCATCTTCTGACGGCTACTCCCCGACCGGCTACCTCGCCAGGTCGCGCAGCACCCGATCGGTGGCCGGCCAGTCCATGCACTTGTCGGTCACCGACTGCCCGTAGGTGAGCGGCTGCGCTTCGGGCGCCTGTGCCCCACCGACGAGGAAGCTCTCCAGCATCACGCCGCTGACCGGCGCCCCGTCGCGCACCAGTTGCGCGACCTCGGAGGCCACCTCGGCCTGCCGGATGTGGTCCTTACCGGAATTGGCGTGGCTGCAGTCGATCACGACCCGCCCGGGCAGCCCGGCCGCCTCCAGTCGGGCCGCCGCCGCGGTCACCGCGTCGGCGTCGCAGTTGGGTCCGCCGGTGCCGCCGCGCAGGATCACGTGGCAGTCCTCGTTGCCCTCGGTGGTGACGACCGCGCCGCGGCCCATGTCGTCCATGCCGAAGAAAACATGTGATGCGGTAGCAGATTTCGCGCCGTCCACGGCGACCTGCACGTTGCCGTCGGTGCCGTTCTTGAACCCGACGGGCATCGACAGCCCCGAGGCCAACTGCCGGTGCACCTGGGATTCGGTGGTGCGGGCACCGATCGCGCCCCAGGCCACCGCGTCGGCGATGTACTGCGGGCTGGTCGGCTCCAGGAACTCGCAGCCCACCGGCAGCCCGATGTCGATGACGTCCAGCAGCAGCTGGCGGGCGACGCGCAGCCCGCGGGCCACGTCGAAGGTGCCGTCCATGCCCGGGTCGTTGATCAGGCCCTTCCAGCCGACGGTGGTGCGGGGCTTCTCGAAGTACACCCGCATGACGATCTTGACCCGGTCACGGAGCTCGTCGGCGACCTTGACCAGCCGGCTCGCGTAGTCCAGGGCGGCCGCCGGATCATGCACCGAACAGGGCCCCACCACGACCAGCAGCCGGTTGTCGCGACCGGCGAGGATGTCGGCGACCTCGTCGCGGTCGCGGGCGACGCGCTCGGCGCGGCGGGCACCCAGCGGGAACTCGGTGAGCACCTCGTGCGGGCTGGGGATCTCGCTGAAACTGCGGACCCGCCGGTCGGATGTCACCGGTGGGGTGGCGGTCTGCGCCAGGTTCATCTCTTCAGTGCCTTCCTGATATGGGGCACCTGCGAATGTCCGGCGCCCCTTGAATGACGAAAGGCAGCGACCAGAGGGTCACTGCCTGGGCTCCGGGTGGATGCGTGCTTAAAGCTGCGCTTTATCGGCTCCGCCCGGAGCCTCGATAAAGCGCCAATAGCTGGCACACACGCCGATGTTCACGACAGCCAGGCTATACCGGCGTTTGGATTCAAGCAAAACCAGGTGGTCGCGTCGGGCACAGTGGAGGGCAGGCACGACGTGGACCGGACCGAAGGGATCTCATGGCTGACAACTGGAACGACAAGATCATCGCGGAATTCCGGGCCAACGGCGGCAAGGTCGGCGGCCCGTTCGAAGGGGCCAGGCTGCTGTTGCTGCACACCGTCGGTGCCAAGTCGGGCAAGCAACGCATCAGCCCGGTGATGGCATTCGACGTCGACGGGAAACTCGCCGTCGTCGGTTCCTACGCCGGCGCCGACAAAGATCCGGCGTGGCTGCACAACCTGCGCGCCAATCCCGACGCCCATATCGAAATCGGCACCGACGCCTACGATGTGCGCGCCCGGGAGATGCCGCGCGACGAGCGCGACGCCGCGTACGTCCGCGTCGTGGAGCAGGCCCCCGGATTCGGCGAGTACCAGGACAAGACCGAACGGGTGATCCCGGTCATCGAGTTGCAACGCCGCTGACGGGCCAGGCGTCGCGGCCTCGTCACAACCTCATTGCGGAGCGGCCAGCCCGTTCTGCAACGCGTACATGCTCGCCCCGATGCGGTTGGACACCCGATCTTGGCGTAGGTGCGCTCGACGTGGTTGCGGGCGGTCTTCTCGCTGATCACCAGGGCCGTCGCGATCTCCCTGTTGGACGCCCCGGTCGCGACCAGGCGCAGCACCTCGATCTCGCGCGGCGTCAACCGATCCGGTCGCACATGTGCCCGCCCCGGGCGGTGGGCAGCGGCGTCGAGGACCGCATCCACCGCGGTGGCGTCCAGTTCCCCGGCGGTCATCCTGGCGCGTAACCTGCGCTCGGCGCCGGCGGGCGACATCGCCGCCCGGTAGGGCCGAGGCTCCAGCGCCGATTGGTAACTGACGGCCGCGGCCAGGATCCGATCCGACAGGGTCAGCGCGCCCCCGGTGAGATTGCGGGGATACCCGGTGCCGTCGAGACATTCGTGGTGATTGCCGGCCAACGTCGCCACCTCACGTAAACCGTTGACCTGGCTGAGGATCCGCACGGTGAGGTACGGATGCAGGCGGACCCGTTCGAACTCCCCCGCTGACAGGGTCGTGGGCTTGGACCAGACGCGGTTCGACACGCCGATGCGTCCGAGGTCGTGGACATAGCCGGCACGACGGAGGGTCGCGACCTCGGTTTCGGCAAGGCCGGCGATACCCGCGGCCGATGCCGCGAGCTCGGCCACGGCGCGTGAATGCCCGAGGGTGAAGGGACATTTCAGGTCGACGAAGTCGCCGAGGGCCTGCAACATGTCCTCCAGAGCGGGCCCCGCCAAGTGTTCACCGCGATCAGGCGCCTGCCGTAACGCGGCGTTCCAACTGTCGCCTGCGGCGGGGCCGGCCAGTATCTGCTCGGGGTCGGCAAGGAATACGTCGGCGATCCGCGGGTCGAACTGCCCACCACGGCGAGCGCGGACCATCGCTGCGGCACCCTGGATGCCCAGCGTCCGCTGGTGCACCTCGACCGTGTCGGCGAGTTGAACTATCCGGATGGCGATGGGGATGGACTCGCCGCGTACGCCGGCGGGCAACCCGCCACCGTCGAATCGTTCGAAGGTGAAGCTCAGGGCGTGTTGGACGTCGGCGCCCAAACCCATTCGTTCGGCCAACAGCCCGGCCGATGTGCAGTGCGAGTGGATCAGCCGCGACAGCTGCCCGCGGGCATTGACGAACAATGCCGCCAATACCCAAAGACGGCGTGAAAGTGGTTCTCCACGCGCGACATTCGATATCAAGAACCGAAAGTACGGCAGGCCCGCCCAGTCGACCAGGTAGGAGTCGTGGCGCACGGCGATGTCGTCACCGAACCAGCGTGCGTACTCGTGCGAATCGGCGTGACAGCCGATCCACATGACCAGCGCGGTGTAGTACACGCAATCGCGTTCGCCAGCCGAAAGACCGAGCCGATCAGCGATCCTGGTGGCAATCAACGCCGAGCGCAGCATGTGCTCGGCGGGTTGACCCAGGCCGAGGTCGACGGCAACCGATAGCGCCGCCAACAATTCGGCCCGGGTGGGACCCGCCCCCGCGTCCATCACCCTGATTCTGCCAACTCGGCGGCACTGTGATGCCTGGTTGGATCAAAGGAATCGAAGCGCCCCTGCCCCACCACGGCCAGCCCGCGCTGCGGCGCCCGGAAGTCGCCGAGTCGAGCCTGCTCGGCCAGTCGCGCGATGTCGCCCAGGTCGCGCCCGTGCAGCACGGCCCGCGACGAGTGGACCGCCCATATCTGCTTGGGAGCGATGCGGAAATGCTGTCCGTTGGGCATGGTTCCGGCCAACCGGACCTGCCCGGCGTCCAGCAGTGGTCCGGCCATCCGTCCGATACCGGCCAGCACCACGCGCCGGGTCCAAAGCGTTTCGGGGAGACGACATCCCACGCGGGTCAGCAGTCGCGTGGCCGGGGTGTGCCGCAGTTGCACCGACCAGTTCAAGACCCCGGGGATCTCGACGATCAGCGTGAAATCTCCGGTCCAGGTGATGTCGATGGCGCACTGCACCGCCGCGTTGGCGGTGGCCCTGCTGAAGTAGCGCGCGCAACTGTGTTCGGCGGGGGTGGTGGCGTAGAACGTCCAGGCTCCGGTGGGGTCGCGGTGCCACACCGAACGGTAGCCCGGTATCGAATCGGGCAGGAACGATGCTGCCGGGAAATCACGGAGGGCCAGATAATGGCCGCTGGCGAAGGGTAGGCCCATGACGCCGAACCCGGTGACGGTTTCCTCGGGCCCCGAGGGCAATGTCGGTGTGCGCGCCACATCTGCGGCGGCGGTTCGGGGATTCTTCAGTGTGCTCATGGCCTCAGCGTGCGCTGCCGACGCCGTGTGCGCGTGGGGCGGTTGCCTCATTCTGACCGAAGGGCCGCCCGCAGGAACGAAAACACCCCCGGTCCTTGCGGACCGAGGGTGTTTTGCGTGACTAGCTAGTGGGCGTGGCCGTGGTGGCCGTGCCCGTGACCAGCGTCCTCGTCTTCCTCGACCGGCTTGTCGACAACCGCGGTCTCGGTGGTGAGCACCATCCGGGCCACCGACGCGGCGTTGAGCACCGCCGAGCGGGTGACCTTGACCGGGTCGATGACACCGTCGGCGGCCAGGTCGCCGTACTCCAGCGTGGCGGCGTTGAAGCCGTGCCCGGCCGGCAGGTCGCCGACCTTGCTGACCACGACGGACCCGTCGAACCCGGCGTTGCTGGCGATCCAGTACAGCGGCGTGGTCAGCGCGGACGAGAAGACGTCCACGCCGAGGGCCTCGTCACCGGTCAGCGACGCCTTCAGCTCCGCGAGCTGCTTGCGCACCTGGATCAGCGCCGAACCGCCGCCGGCGACGACGCCTTCCTCGACGGCCGCCTTGGCCGCGGCGACCGCGTCGTCGACGGCTTCCTTGCGCTTCTTCAGATCGGTCTCGGTGGCCGCGCCGACCTTGATGACGGCGACGCCGCCGGCCAGCTTGGCCAGGCGCTCCTCGAGCTTCTCCCGATCCCAGTCCGAATCGCTGGTCTCGATCTCCGAACGCAGCTGCGCCGCACGGGCATCGACGGCTTCCTTGGCGCCGCCACCGTCGACGATCACGGTGTCGTCCTTGCCCACCACGATGCGACGGGCCGTACCCAGCACCTCGAGACCCACCTCGCGCAGCACCAGGCCGACGTCGGGGTTGACCACCTGCGCGCCGGTGACGACGGCAAGGTCCTCGAGGAACGCCTTGCGACGATCACCGAAGAACGGCGCCTTGACCGCAACGGCCTTGAGGGTCTTGCGGATCGCGTTGACGACCAGCGTCGACAGCGGCTCGCCCTCGACGTCCTCGGCGACGATCAGCAGCGGCTTGCCGGCCTCGGCGACCTTCTCCAGCAGCGGCAGCAGATCCGGCAGCGAGCTGATCTTGTCGCGGTGCAGCAGCACCAGCGCGTCCTCGAGGATGGCCTCCTGGGTATCGAAATCGGTGACGAAGTAGGCCGACAGGAAACCCTTGTCGAAGCCGACGCCGTCGGTGATCTCGAGTTCGGTGCTCAGCGTCGAGGACTCCTCGACGGACACCACGCCGTCGCCGCCGACCTTGGTCATGGCCTCGCCGACCAGTTCGCCGACCTCGGGGTCGCGCGAGGACACGGTGGCCACCTGCGCGATGGCATTCTTCCCGTCGACCGGGGTGGCCGCGGCCAGCAGCGCCTCGGAGGTGAGGTCAGCGGCCTTGCTGATGCCCACGCCCAGCGCCATCGGGTTGGCCCCGGCGGCGATGTTGCGCAGACCCGCCTTGATGATGGCCTGCGCCAGCACGGTGGCCGTGGTGGTGCCGTCACCGGTGACGTCGTTGGTCTTGGTCGCCACCGACTTCACCAGCTGCGCACCGAGGTTCTCGAAGGGATCCTCGAGGTCGATGTCGCGAGCGATGGTCACACCGTCGTTGGTGACGGCGGGCCCGCCAAAGGCCTTGGCCAGCACGACATGTCGGCCGCGCGGGCCCAGCGTGATCTTGACCGCGTCGGCGAGCTTGTCAACGCCGGCCTCCATGGCGCGGCGCGCGGTTTCGTTGAACTCAATCTGCTTGCTCATAGATGTCTTTCCCTAACGGGTCATTCCCACTCGACGCGCACCGCCCCGGACATCACCCAGTTCTGGGGACCTCCGGGGCGGCACACTTATCGCTACTTGGAGACGACGGCCAGCACGTCACGGGCCGACAGGATCAGGTACTCCTCGCCGTTGTACTTGATCTCGGTGCCGCCGTACTTGCTGTAGATGACGACGTCACCCTCCGACACGTCCAGGGGAATCCGCTTCTCGCCATCCTCATCCCAGCGGCCGGGGCCAACTGCGACGACGGTGCCTTCCTGCGGCTTCTCCTTGGCGGTGTCGGGGATGACCAGACCGGATGCGGTCGTGGTCTCGGCCTCGTTGGCCTGAACGAGGATCTTGTCCTCGAGTGGCTTGATGTTCACGCTCGCCACGATGGAGCCCCTTCACTCATGTTTCACTCTGATGTGTGGTCGGCATTCGTTCCTGCCCTCGCGCCGTCGTCGCGGGTGCCGACTCGAGGCGGTCCGACTGCCGCCTAGCACTCTATACACGAGAGTGCTAGCACTCAAGGGTGCCCTGGTGCCTATGCAAGAAATCGCTGCCGGCGAACAAGGACCGTCCCGGTTATCCACAGTTGGACCTTCACCCACAGGGGCCCAGCTTTCGAGCCCCGACCCCGCCCTTCGCGACCTAGACTCGCACATATGTTCGATGGGTCGTTTCCGGAGCCTGGGGCGCTACGCGCGTGTCCCGATGCCGGGTTGATCGACGCCATTCGCGGCTGGTCGACCGCTGCGGCGGCCGCCGAAGGACGACGACTGTCCGCGGTCGCCGAATTCGTCACCCGCCGCTGCACCGACGAGCACCCCGACTGGGCCTGCGACGACTGGGACGCCACCGCCGCCGAGATCGCCGCCGCCTTGAACATCAGCCACCACCGCGCCACCACCCTGATGAACCTGGCCATCACCGTGCGCGAACGCTTCCCCAAAGTCGGGGCCCTGGTCCTGGCCGGGGCCATCACCGCCCACACCGCCCAACTCATCGCCGACCGCACCTACCTGGTCTTCAACCCCGAAGCCATCGCCACCCTCGATGCCCGCATCGCCGACCAAGCCCACACCTGGGGCCCACTGTCGGACTACAAACTCATCCAATCCCTCGACATGCTCGTCGACGAGATCGACCCCGGCGCGCTCCGCCGCACCACCGGCAACGCCCGCCACCGCGACATCACCATCGCCGACCCCGACGAACAAAGCGGCACCACCGCCCTATGGGGACGGCTGCTGGCCACCGACGCCGCCGCCCTCGACAAACGCCTGACCGCCATGGCCACCGCCGTCTGCACCGGCGACCCCCGCACCGTGGCCCAACGCCGCGCCGATGCCCTCGGCGCCCTGGCTAACAAGGCCGACCACCTCGCCTGCCTGTGCGGGTCGCCGGAGTGCCCCGCGACCGCCGACGACGGCCGCGCCACCAACGTGATCGTCCACGTCGTCGCCGAACACGCCACCCTCACCACCCCTGCCGATGCCGGAGAAAGTCTGCACGGCGAGGAACCCGCCGAGCCAGAACCAGCGCCCCCGGCCCCTCCGGCACCCTCGGGGCCGCGGCCCAAGCCGGCCCTGCTCGTCGAAGGCCGCGGCGGCATCATCCCCGCCCCGCTGCTCCAGGACCTGATCGCCCGCGGCGCCCGCGTGCGCCCCGTGCCCACCCCGACCGCGGCCGAACCCCGCTACCGGCCCTCGGCCGCGCTGGCCACCTTCGTGCGCCTGCGCGACCTGACCTGCCGCTTCCCCGGCTGCCCACGGCCGGCCTTCGCCACCGACATCGACCACACCCGCCCCTACCCACACGGCCCCACCCACCCCGCCAACCTCGGCTGCTACTGCCGAAAACATCACCTGGCCAAGACTTTCTGGCCCGGCTGGCACGACGAACAACTGCCCGACGGCACCATCGTCATCACCACCCCCACCGGCCACACCTACCGGTCCAAACCCGGTGCCGCACTGCTGTTCCCCGACTGGAACACCCACACCCCCGCACCACCCACCGACCCCGCGGCCCCACCACCACCGCCGGAAGACTCACCCGGGCGGACCCTGAAAATGCCGCGCCGCACACAAACCCGCGCCAAAGCCCGCGCCTACCGCATCAAAACCGAACGCGCACTCAACGACGCCCACGTCGCCGAACGCACCAAACCCCCACCGTTCTAAACAGACTGGCGCTCTAGCCGAACTGGCTCGGATCGATCAGCAGATGGTCCGATACATCGCCGAGCATCTCGATCACCACGGTGCGGTCGGTGAAGAACCACCCGTCCTCGTCCCGGGCGAAGGTGTCCGCGTAGCGCCCGACGACGATGGGCTGCAGCGCCACCGACTCGGTCTGCTGCACCACGCAGAACGTCGACCGCGCGCCCGCCGCGGCGCCGTCCACCTCGACGATCGGGTTGAGCACCAGATGCCGGGTACGTGGGGTGTTGGCGTGCTCGGGGAAGCGACGGGTGGTGGCGGCGAACAGCTCGGCGATGCGCTCCGCGCCGGTCACCCCCATGAACGCGCCCCCGCCCAGTAACCGTCCCACGCCGTCGAAGTCGCCGGCATCGATCAATTCGGCATAGCGGTAGAGCAATTCGGCGATGGCCAGACGATCAGCCACCCCGGCGCTCATGCGACCTGGCTCTGCACCACGGGCAGGCCCGGGTCGCTGGCCACCCCCAGCGGCGAGGACGGCGCGCCGGCGGCGATCAGATGGGCCGCGAACGAGGCGATCATCGCGCCGTTGTCCGTGCACAACCGGGGTCGCGGCACCCGCAACGTCAAACCGGCTGCCGCACACCGCTCCTCGGCGAGTTCCCGCAGCCGGGAATTGGCCGCCACCCCGCCGGCGATGATCAGCGTCGAGACCCCGAGGTCGGTGGCCGCGCGCACGGCCTTGCGGGTCAGCACATCGGCGACGGCCTCCTGGAAACCGGCGGCCACATCGGCGGGCGAGGCGTCCGGGTGGGCTTCCATATGGCGCGCCACCGCGGTCTTGAGCCCGGAGAAGCTGAACGCGTACGGGGCATCCCGCGGCCCGGTCATCCCGCGCGGGAACACGATCGCCTCCCGGTCCCCGGTGCGGGCCAGGTCGTCGAGGACCTTGCCGCCGGGATAACCCAGCCCGAGCAGCCGGGCCACCTTGTCGTAGGCCTCCCCGGCCGCATCGTCGACGGTGCTGCCCAACTCGACGATCGGCTCGCCGAGCGAGCGCACATGCAGCAGATGCGTGTGCCCGCCGGACACCAGCAGCCCGACGCTCTCGGGCAGCGGACCGTGGTCGAAGACGTCGGCGGCCAGGTGCCCGCCCAGGTGGTTGACCGCGTAGAACGGCACCTCCCAGGCCGCCGCGTACGCCTTGGCCGCGGCCACCCCCACCAGCAGCGCCCCGGCCAGTCCGGGGCCGATGGTCGCGGCCACCACGTCGGGGCGCGCCACCGCGGCGGTGGCCAGTGCGCGGCGCATCGTGGGGCCCAGCGCCTCGAGGTGTGCGCGGGAGGCGATCTCGGGCACCACGCCCCCGAACCGGGAATGCTCGTCGACGCTGGAAGCCACCTCGTCGGCCAGCAGCGTCACCGTGCCGTCGTCGTCGAGGCGCGCGATGCCCACTCCGGTCTCGTCGCAGGAACTCTCGATCGCGAGAATAATGGTCATCGTGGCTCCCCCGGTCCCAGTCGCATGGTGTAGGCGTCGGCGCCACTGCCCGGGTAGTAACGCTTACGCACTCCCATTCTGACGAAGCCGGCGCTCTCGTACAGCCCGATGGCGGCCTCGTTGTCGGTGCGCACCTCCAGGAAGACCACGCCGCCGTCGGCGAAGGCCAGCAGATCGTCGAGCAGCCGGCGGCCGATCCCGCGGCCCCGCCAGGCCGGGTCGACGCCGATGGTGTGCACCTCGTACTCGAACGGCGCCCGCCGACCCAGCCGGGTGATCCCGGCGTAGCCGACCAGCCCACCGTCGGCGCGCGCGGCGATGTAGTGGTTGTGCGGGGAGGCCACCGCATGCCGGAAGGCCCGCGCCGGCCACGGGTCGTCGCCGGGGAACAGCTCGGCTTCCAGTTGCGCGCAGCGGTCGGCGTCGGCGCTGCGCAGCGCGTCGATGGCCACGGCCTCCACCTCGCCGGTCATTGCAGTCCCCGCTCGGCCAGGGTCTTGGCGTCGGGCCGGCGCAGATACAACGGCACCAAGGGTTCGGGCACGCCATCCCAATTCGGCACCGCGGCCACCAACGCCACCGGCATCGGATACTCCGGGCCGCTCACCGGCAGCCCGAACTGGGCCGCGTGCTCGGGCGAGCCCGCGACCGCGACCACACCGTCGAGGGCCACATCGGCCGGGGCGGCCACCTCGGGCCCGGCCACCCGCAGACCGTCGCGGTAGCGCGCCCAATACACCTCGCGCCGTCGCGCATCGGTCACCACCAGCACCTCACCGGCGGTCTGCCCGCCGATGCCGTCCAGGCTGCAGACCCCGTGCACCGGGATGTCCAGCGCATGCCCGTAGGCCGCGGCCGTGGCCATCCCGACTCGCAGGCCGGTGAAGGGTCCCGGCCCGCAGCCCACCACCACCGCGTCGAGGTCACCCATGGTCAGCGCCGCATCGGCCAGCGCGCCAAGCACATTGGGGGTCAGGCATTCGGCATGGGCGCGGGGGTCCCGCGTCACCCGCTCGGCCAGCACGACGCCGTCGGCCACGATCGCGGCGGTGACGGCGGGGGTGGCGGTGTCGATCACCAGAACGTTGGTCACGGCGCACTCCAGGTCCACGTCGCGGTGCGCACCTCGGAGTCGACCCCGCGCTCCAGCCGGATGTCGAGGTGGCGGTCCGACAGCCGCTCGGCCAGCCCCTCGCCCCACTCCACGACCACCACCGCGTCGTCGAGATCGGTATCGAGGTCCAGCGAGTCCAGTTCGCCCAGCAGGTCCGCGGCGGCGTGATCGAGCAGGCGGTAGACGTCGACGTGCACCATCGCCGGGGCACCGGCTCGCCGCGCCCGGTGCAGCCGGGCCAGTACGAACGTGGGTGAGGTCACCGGTCCGTCGACGTCCATGGCCGCCGCGATTCCCTTGGCCAGCACGGTCTTTCCGGCCCCGAGCGGGCCGGAGAGCACCACCACGTCCCCGGCGCGCAACTGCGCCCCGAGGCGCTGCCCCAGCGCCAGGGTGTCCTGCGCGGTCTCCAGCGTGGCCGAACCCGCGCTCAGCCGTCCGTCGTCAGCCACGGGACCGGGCCCGATCACGCAGCCGGCGGGTCATCGCCACCAGCTTGCCGGGGGTGGCCCTGTCGACCAACCGCGCCAACGCGTCATTGATCACCTCGGGCTCCTCCAGTTGCACCAGGTGACCGGCGTCCCCGATGACCAACAGCTCGGACTTGGGCAGCACCGCGGCCATCTCGGCGGAGTGCTCCGGGGTGGTCAGCACGTCGCCGGAACCGCAGGCCACCAGGGTCGCGAGGCCGGCCAGGGTGGTCAGGCCGTCGGCCTCGTCGTGGGTGCCCAGCGCGTGCAGGAATCCCACCAT
It encodes the following:
- a CDS encoding nitroreductase family deazaflavin-dependent oxidoreductase → MADNWNDKIIAEFRANGGKVGGPFEGARLLLLHTVGAKSGKQRISPVMAFDVDGKLAVVGSYAGADKDPAWLHNLRANPDAHIEIGTDAYDVRAREMPRDERDAAYVRVVEQAPGFGEYQDKTERVIPVIELQRR
- a CDS encoding HNH endonuclease signature motif containing protein — encoded protein: MFDGSFPEPGALRACPDAGLIDAIRGWSTAAAAAEGRRLSAVAEFVTRRCTDEHPDWACDDWDATAAEIAAALNISHHRATTLMNLAITVRERFPKVGALVLAGAITAHTAQLIADRTYLVFNPEAIATLDARIADQAHTWGPLSDYKLIQSLDMLVDEIDPGALRRTTGNARHRDITIADPDEQSGTTALWGRLLATDAAALDKRLTAMATAVCTGDPRTVAQRRADALGALANKADHLACLCGSPECPATADDGRATNVIVHVVAEHATLTTPADAGESLHGEEPAEPEPAPPAPPAPSGPRPKPALLVEGRGGIIPAPLLQDLIARGARVRPVPTPTAAEPRYRPSAALATFVRLRDLTCRFPGCPRPAFATDIDHTRPYPHGPTHPANLGCYCRKHHLAKTFWPGWHDEQLPDGTIVITTPTGHTYRSKPGAALLFPDWNTHTPAPPTDPAAPPPPPEDSPGRTLKMPRRTQTRAKARAYRIKTERALNDAHVAERTKPPPF
- the groES gene encoding co-chaperone GroES; its protein translation is MASVNIKPLEDKILVQANEAETTTASGLVIPDTAKEKPQEGTVVAVGPGRWDEDGEKRIPLDVSEGDVVIYSKYGGTEIKYNGEEYLILSARDVLAVVSK
- the tsaD gene encoding tRNA (adenosine(37)-N6)-threonylcarbamoyltransferase complex transferase subunit TsaD, whose translation is MTIILAIESSCDETGVGIARLDDDGTVTLLADEVASSVDEHSRFGGVVPEIASRAHLEALGPTMRRALATAAVARPDVVAATIGPGLAGALLVGVAAAKAYAAAWEVPFYAVNHLGGHLAADVFDHGPLPESVGLLVSGGHTHLLHVRSLGEPIVELGSTVDDAAGEAYDKVARLLGLGYPGGKVLDDLARTGDREAIVFPRGMTGPRDAPYAFSFSGLKTAVARHMEAHPDASPADVAAGFQEAVADVLTRKAVRAATDLGVSTLIIAGGVAANSRLRELAEERCAAAGLTLRVPRPRLCTDNGAMIASFAAHLIAAGAPSSPLGVASDPGLPVVQSQVA
- the rimI gene encoding ribosomal protein S18-alanine N-acetyltransferase, with the protein product MTGEVEAVAIDALRSADADRCAQLEAELFPGDDPWPARAFRHAVASPHNHYIAARADGGLVGYAGITRLGRRAPFEYEVHTIGVDPAWRGRGIGRRLLDDLLAFADGGVVFLEVRTDNEAAIGLYESAGFVRMGVRKRYYPGSGADAYTMRLGPGEPR
- a CDS encoding nuclear transport factor 2 family protein, producing the protein MSAGVADRLAIAELLYRYAELIDAGDFDGVGRLLGGGAFMGVTGAERIAELFAATTRRFPEHANTPRTRHLVLNPIVEVDGAAAGARSTFCVVQQTESVALQPIVVGRYADTFARDEDGWFFTDRTVVIEMLGDVSDHLLIDPSQFG
- the tsaB gene encoding tRNA (adenosine(37)-N6)-threonylcarbamoyltransferase complex dimerization subunit type 1 TsaB; this translates as MTNVLVIDTATPAVTAAIVADGVVLAERVTRDPRAHAECLTPNVLGALADAALTMGDLDAVVVGCGPGPFTGLRVGMATAAAYGHALDIPVHGVCSLDGIGGQTAGEVLVVTDARRREVYWARYRDGLRVAGPEVAAPADVALDGVVAVAGSPEHAAQFGLPVSGPEYPMPVALVAAVPNWDGVPEPLVPLYLRRPDAKTLAERGLQ
- the groL gene encoding chaperonin GroEL (60 kDa chaperone family; promotes refolding of misfolded polypeptides especially under stressful conditions; forms two stacked rings of heptamers to form a barrel-shaped 14mer; ends can be capped by GroES; misfolded proteins enter the barrel where they are refolded when GroES binds) — its product is MSKQIEFNETARRAMEAGVDKLADAVKITLGPRGRHVVLAKAFGGPAVTNDGVTIARDIDLEDPFENLGAQLVKSVATKTNDVTGDGTTTATVLAQAIIKAGLRNIAAGANPMALGVGISKAADLTSEALLAAATPVDGKNAIAQVATVSSRDPEVGELVGEAMTKVGGDGVVSVEESSTLSTELEITDGVGFDKGFLSAYFVTDFDTQEAILEDALVLLHRDKISSLPDLLPLLEKVAEAGKPLLIVAEDVEGEPLSTLVVNAIRKTLKAVAVKAPFFGDRRKAFLEDLAVVTGAQVVNPDVGLVLREVGLEVLGTARRIVVGKDDTVIVDGGGAKEAVDARAAQLRSEIETSDSDWDREKLEERLAKLAGGVAVIKVGAATETDLKKRKEAVDDAVAAAKAAVEEGVVAGGGSALIQVRKQLAELKASLTGDEALGVDVFSSALTTPLYWIASNAGFDGSVVVSKVGDLPAGHGFNAATLEYGDLAADGVIDPVKVTRSAVLNAASVARMVLTTETAVVDKPVEEDEDAGHGHGHHGHAH
- the tsaE gene encoding tRNA (adenosine(37)-N6)-threonylcarbamoyltransferase complex ATPase subunit type 1 TsaE gives rise to the protein MADDGRLSAGSATLETAQDTLALGQRLGAQLRAGDVVVLSGPLGAGKTVLAKGIAAAMDVDGPVTSPTFVLARLHRARRAGAPAMVHVDVYRLLDHAAADLLGELDSLDLDTDLDDAVVVVEWGEGLAERLSDRHLDIRLERGVDSEVRTATWTWSAP
- a CDS encoding 3-deoxy-7-phosphoheptulonate synthase, with product MNLAQTATPPVTSDRRVRSFSEIPSPHEVLTEFPLGARRAERVARDRDEVADILAGRDNRLLVVVGPCSVHDPAAALDYASRLVKVADELRDRVKIVMRVYFEKPRTTVGWKGLINDPGMDGTFDVARGLRVARQLLLDVIDIGLPVGCEFLEPTSPQYIADAVAWGAIGARTTESQVHRQLASGLSMPVGFKNGTDGNVQVAVDGAKSATASHVFFGMDDMGRGAVVTTEGNEDCHVILRGGTGGPNCDADAVTAAAARLEAAGLPGRVVIDCSHANSGKDHIRQAEVASEVAQLVRDGAPVSGVMLESFLVGGAQAPEAQPLTYGQSVTDKCMDWPATDRVLRDLAR